In Nicotiana tabacum cultivar K326 chromosome 17, ASM71507v2, whole genome shotgun sequence, one DNA window encodes the following:
- the LOC107765946 gene encoding casparian strip membrane protein 3-like has protein sequence MKSGGVEAGEDSKDSKPKPKGNRGISFLDFIMRIFAIIGTLGSAIAMGKTNETLPSFTEFIRFKAEYKDLPTFTFFVVANGIVSAYLAVSLVLSILHIVMAGARITRVVLVFFDTVMMSFLTSGASAAAAIVYLAHKGNERANWIAICQQYNSFCDRASGSLVGSFIGVLVFVLLIILSALALSRN, from the exons ATGAAGTCAGGTGGTGTTGAAGCTGGAGAGGACTCAAAAGATTCAAAGCCAAAGCCCAAAGGGAACAGAGGAATTTCATTTCTTGATTTTATTATGAGAATATTTGCCATTATAGGTACCTTGGGAAGTGCAATTGCCATGGGAAAAACTAATGAAACCCTTCCCTCCTTCACGGAGTTCATCAGATTTAAGGCTGAGTACAAGGATCTTCCCACTTTCAC GTTCTTTGTGGTAGCGAATGGCATCGTTAGCGCATACCTGGCTGTATCTCTTGTCCTATCCATCTTACACATTGTCATGGCTGGTGCAAGAATAACCAGGGTGGTTTTGGTCTTCTTTGATACG GTGATGATGTCATTTTTGACGTCTGGAGCATCAGCAGCAGCAGCTATAGTATATTTGGCACACAAGGGAAATGAACGTGCAAATTGGATTGCTATATGTCAGCAGTATAACTCATTCTGCGATCGTGCCTCTGGCTCTTTGGTTGGATCGTTTATTGGAGTTCTTGTGTTTGTGCTGCTGATTATATTGTCTGCCCTGGCTCTTTCAAGAAATTGA
- the LOC107765943 gene encoding pentatricopeptide repeat-containing protein At5g15300-like, with protein sequence MIKKTITSRSSNLHRQSSLWSKCKDLQSLKQIHALMIISGFNSNRFALRELIYASAVIFSASIHYAHKVFAQITQPEPFMWNTMLRGSAQSLRPYLALSLYTQMEKRYIRPDSYTFPFVLKACTKLSWLVSGLTVHGKIVKHGFESNKFARNTLIYFHANVGDIRIADQLFDGSAKRDVVAWSALTAGYARRGELDVARRLFDDMPVKDLVSWNVMITGYLKQRKMENARELFNMVPKRDVVTWNAMISGYLLCGENENALKMYAEMRSAGEHPDEVTMLHLLSACTDSAFLDVGEQIHQSIIEMGAGELSIFLGNALVDMYARCGSISKALELFQGMREKDVSSWNIVILGLAFHGHSEECISLFEDMRRVKYIPNEITFVGVLVACSHAGKVDEGREYFNMMRAEYNIEPNIRHYGCMVDMLARAGLLHEAFYFISSMEIEPNAIIWRTLLGACKVHSNVELGRYANEQLLKLGREDSGDYVLLSNIYASRDEWDGVERVRKLMDDNGVWKEPGCTLIEADDTLKNFLFD encoded by the coding sequence ATGATCAAAAAGACAATAACAAGCAGGAGTTCAAATCTTCACCGGCAATCATCACTATGGAGCAAATGCAAAGATCTCCAATCCCTAAAGCAAATTCACGCTTTGATGATCatcagtggtttcaactccaatcGTTTTGCTCTCAGGGAGCTCATTTACGCCTCTGCCGTTATTTTTTCAGCCTCTATTCACTATGCCCACAAAGTGTTTGCACAAATTACTCAACCAGAGCCCTTCATGTGGAACACCATGCTAAGAGGCTCAGCTCAGAGTCTCAGGCCTTATCTTGCCCTTTCCCTTTATACCCAGATGGAAAAACGTTACATACGCCCGGATAGTTATACTTTCCCGTTTGTACTGAAGGCATGTACCAAGCTTTCTTGGCTTGTTTCTGGCCTTACCGTTCATGGGAAAATTGTGAAGCATGGATTTGAATCTAATAAATTTGCGAGGAATACCCTTATATATTTTCACGCGAATGTTGGAGATATAAGAATTGCAGACCAACTTTTTGATGGTTCTGCTAAGAGGGACGTCGTTGCTTGGTCTGCTTTGACTGCTGGTTATGCGAGGAGAGGTGAATTGGATGTGGCAAGGAGGCTTTTTGATGATATGCCAGTTAAAGACTTGGTTTCTTGGAACGTAATGATCACGGGGTACTTGAAGCAAAGGAAGATGGAAAATGCAAGGGAGTTGTTTAATATGGTGCCAAAGCGGGATGTTGTGACTTGGAATGCGATGATTTCTGGATATCTGCTTTGTGGCGAAAACGAGAATGCGTTAAAAATGTATGCAGAGATGAGAAGTGCAGGGGAACACCCTGATGAGGTTACCATGTTACACCTGTTATCCGCTTGCACGGATTCAGCATTCTTGGATGTTGGTGAGCAGATACATCAATCTATTATCGAGATGGGTGCAGGCGAGTTAAGTATATTTCTTGGTAATGCACTTGTAGACATGTATGCTAGGTGTGGCAGCATTAGCAAAGCACTTGAACTTTTTCAAGGCATGAGAGAAAAGGATGTGTCGTCTTGGAACATAGTTATTTTAGGATTAGCTTTCCATGGTCATTCTGAAGAATGTATTTCTCTTTTTGAAGATATGAGGAGAGTGAAGTATATTCCTAATGAAATTACTTTTGTGGGGGTATTAGTTGCTTGTAGTCATGCAGGAAAAGTTGATGAGGGCAGAGAATATTTCAACATGATGAGAGCTGAGTACAATATTGAGCCGAACATAAGGCACTATGGGTGTATGGTGGATATGCTAGCGCGTGCAGGACTACTGCATGAAGCGTTTTATTTCATAAGCTCGATGGAGATTGAACCCAATGCCATTATATGGAGAACTCTGCTAGGAGCTTGTAAAGTTCATTCCAATGTCGAGCTGGGAAGGTATGCTAATGAGCAACTGCTTAAATTGGGAAGGGAAGACAGTGGGGATTATGTCTTGCTGTCAAATATCTATGCTTCAAGAGATGAATGGGATGGTGTTGAAAGGGTGAGGAAGTTGATGGATGACAATGGGGTTTGGAAAGAACCTGGTTGTACTCTTATTGAGGCTGATGACACTCTCAAGAATTTTTTGTTTGATTAA